The following proteins are encoded in a genomic region of Cryptomeria japonica chromosome 11, Sugi_1.0, whole genome shotgun sequence:
- the LOC131053398 gene encoding probable LRR receptor-like serine/threonine-protein kinase At1g56140 isoform X2, with translation MDLPQEDSLAFKGIFLVIEELLDGNKVLTNFNIQKEAGGSFIPVERSFGTNVTENFLEIHFFWTGKGTCCITKPGTYGPLISAISVTSDFTPTVTDRPPSNFPRKKLKSRLAIGIILGGIAAVLTCFVFIILWRRRVRKSLEARSQEQEALRGIQAKLNIFSYTDMKNATSDFHEENKLGQGGYGKVHKGILPDGKLVAVKQLSSESKQGKCEFINEVIAISAVQHRNLVELHGCCVEGEHRILVYECLENNSLAQALFGNKKPEVHLDWPTRHKICIGIARGLAYLHEESSVRIVHRDIKASNILLDNSLNPKIADFGLAKLFDETKTHISTRVAGTIGYLAPEYALRGHLTEKADVFSFGVVALEVVSGRSNTETTLPRESVYLLEWAWQLHEKERLLELMDPQLRPTYIEEEVLRVIGVALLCTQASPAMRPSMSRVVAMLTSDVEEIPVASQPGYITDWQYNNHLASQDSGSTSIALTPQRRSTEILLPVALFSPENEDITPSMIP, from the exons GGGAATAAAGTATTGACGAATTTCAACATCCAAAAGGAGGCAGGAGGTTCATTTATACCAGTTGAACGGTCTTTCGGGACAAATGTGACTGAAAATTTCCTGGAGATACATTTTTTCTGGACTGGGAAGGGAACATGCTGTATTACAAAACCAGGAACCTACGGACCTTTAATATCAGCCATTAGTGTTACGTCTG ATTTCACTCCTACCGTTACAGATCGTCCACCTTCCAACTTCCCTCGGAAGAAACTCAAGAGTCGATTAGCGATTGGAATTATTTTAGGTGGAATAGCTGCtgttttgacatgttttgtttttATCATTTTGTGGCGGAGGAGAGTCAGAAAGTCTTTAGAAGCGCGTAGTCAGGAACAAGAAG CACTTAGAGGAATCCAGGCAAAACTGAACATTTTCAGCTACACTGACATGAAAAATGCAACAAGCGATTTTCATGAAGAAAATAAGTTGGGCCAGGGAGGATATGGTAAAGTTCATAAG GGCATTCTTCCAGATGGTAAATTAGTAGCAGTGAAGCAGCTATCATCTGAATCTAAGCAAGGAAAGTGCGAGTTTATAAATGAGGTAATTGCAATATCTGCAGTGCAACACAGGAACCTTGTTGAATTGCATGGATGCTGTGTAGAAGGAGAACATCGCATTTTAGTCTACGAATGTCTGGAAAACAACAGCCTTGCACAAGCTTTATTTG GTAATAAAAAACCTGAAGTCCACCTGGACTGGCCTACTCGGCACAAAATCTGCATAGGAATTGCACGTGGGCTTGCTTATCTTCATGAGGAGTCCAGTGTTCGAATAGTGCATCGAGACATCAAAGCCAGTAACATCCTGTTGGATAACTCTCTGAACCCTAAAATTGCTGATTTTGGGTTAGCTAAGCTATTTGATGAAACCAAAACTCATATCAGTACCAGAGTTGCTGGCACGAT AGGATATCTGGCTCCGGAGTATGCATTGCGAGGTCACCTCACAGAAAAGGCTGATGTTTTCAGCTTTGGGGTTGTTGCTTTAGAAGTGGTGAGCGGTAGGAGTAATACAGAGACAACCTTGCCACGAGAGAGTGTCTATCTTCTGGAATGG GCTTGGCAACTGCATGAGAAAGAGAGACTGCTGGAATTGATGGATCCGCAACTAAGACCAACATACATAGAAGAAGAAGTCCTCAGAGTTATTGGAGTAGCCCTTCTTTGCACACAAGCTTCGCCTGCGATGCGCCCGTCAATGTCTCGAGTGGTAGCAATGCTGACTAGTGATGTGGAGGAAATTCCTGTTGCTTCTCAGCCTGGTTACATTACAGATTGGCAGTACAACAACCATTTGGCTTCTCAAGATTCTGGAAGCACATCAATTGCACTAACACCACAGCGGAGAAGTACAGAAATCTTGCTGCCCGTTGCATTGTTCTCACCTGAAAATGAGGATATAACCCCATCAATGATTCCCTAG
- the LOC131053398 gene encoding probable LRR receptor-like serine/threonine-protein kinase At1g56140 isoform X1: MDSHFAINCGGSQTTSQQGIDYERDNETLDPASFYVSDTLKWGVSNTGQFQGTPPHNFTESSPSQFTNTLDAELYQMARLSPSSLRYYGLGLENGPYTVKLHFAEIDIRDTESWMSIGRRVFDVSVQGNKVLTNFNIQKEAGGSFIPVERSFGTNVTENFLEIHFFWTGKGTCCITKPGTYGPLISAISVTSDFTPTVTDRPPSNFPRKKLKSRLAIGIILGGIAAVLTCFVFIILWRRRVRKSLEARSQEQEALRGIQAKLNIFSYTDMKNATSDFHEENKLGQGGYGKVHKGILPDGKLVAVKQLSSESKQGKCEFINEVIAISAVQHRNLVELHGCCVEGEHRILVYECLENNSLAQALFGNKKPEVHLDWPTRHKICIGIARGLAYLHEESSVRIVHRDIKASNILLDNSLNPKIADFGLAKLFDETKTHISTRVAGTIGYLAPEYALRGHLTEKADVFSFGVVALEVVSGRSNTETTLPRESVYLLEWAWQLHEKERLLELMDPQLRPTYIEEEVLRVIGVALLCTQASPAMRPSMSRVVAMLTSDVEEIPVASQPGYITDWQYNNHLASQDSGSTSIALTPQRRSTEILLPVALFSPENEDITPSMIP, encoded by the exons ATTCTCACTTTGCAATTAACTGTGGCGGCTCGCAAACGACTTCCCAGCAAGGAATTGATTACGAACGTGACAACGAAACACTTGATCCCGCCTCATTTTATGTGAGTGATACACTAAAGTGGGGAGTTTCTAATACTGGACAATTTCAGGGCACTCCCCCCCACAATTTTACAGAATCTAGTCCATCTCAATTTACAAATACACTAGATGCAGAACTCTACCAAATGGCACGCTTATCTCCTAGTTCCCTAAGGTACTATGGTTTAGGGCTTGAAAATGGACCGTATACAGTAAAACTGCACTTTGCTGAAATAGACATTCGAGATACAGAGAGCTGGATGAGTATTGGAAGACGCGTTTTTGATGTTTCTGTGCAG GGGAATAAAGTATTGACGAATTTCAACATCCAAAAGGAGGCAGGAGGTTCATTTATACCAGTTGAACGGTCTTTCGGGACAAATGTGACTGAAAATTTCCTGGAGATACATTTTTTCTGGACTGGGAAGGGAACATGCTGTATTACAAAACCAGGAACCTACGGACCTTTAATATCAGCCATTAGTGTTACGTCTG ATTTCACTCCTACCGTTACAGATCGTCCACCTTCCAACTTCCCTCGGAAGAAACTCAAGAGTCGATTAGCGATTGGAATTATTTTAGGTGGAATAGCTGCtgttttgacatgttttgtttttATCATTTTGTGGCGGAGGAGAGTCAGAAAGTCTTTAGAAGCGCGTAGTCAGGAACAAGAAG CACTTAGAGGAATCCAGGCAAAACTGAACATTTTCAGCTACACTGACATGAAAAATGCAACAAGCGATTTTCATGAAGAAAATAAGTTGGGCCAGGGAGGATATGGTAAAGTTCATAAG GGCATTCTTCCAGATGGTAAATTAGTAGCAGTGAAGCAGCTATCATCTGAATCTAAGCAAGGAAAGTGCGAGTTTATAAATGAGGTAATTGCAATATCTGCAGTGCAACACAGGAACCTTGTTGAATTGCATGGATGCTGTGTAGAAGGAGAACATCGCATTTTAGTCTACGAATGTCTGGAAAACAACAGCCTTGCACAAGCTTTATTTG GTAATAAAAAACCTGAAGTCCACCTGGACTGGCCTACTCGGCACAAAATCTGCATAGGAATTGCACGTGGGCTTGCTTATCTTCATGAGGAGTCCAGTGTTCGAATAGTGCATCGAGACATCAAAGCCAGTAACATCCTGTTGGATAACTCTCTGAACCCTAAAATTGCTGATTTTGGGTTAGCTAAGCTATTTGATGAAACCAAAACTCATATCAGTACCAGAGTTGCTGGCACGAT AGGATATCTGGCTCCGGAGTATGCATTGCGAGGTCACCTCACAGAAAAGGCTGATGTTTTCAGCTTTGGGGTTGTTGCTTTAGAAGTGGTGAGCGGTAGGAGTAATACAGAGACAACCTTGCCACGAGAGAGTGTCTATCTTCTGGAATGG GCTTGGCAACTGCATGAGAAAGAGAGACTGCTGGAATTGATGGATCCGCAACTAAGACCAACATACATAGAAGAAGAAGTCCTCAGAGTTATTGGAGTAGCCCTTCTTTGCACACAAGCTTCGCCTGCGATGCGCCCGTCAATGTCTCGAGTGGTAGCAATGCTGACTAGTGATGTGGAGGAAATTCCTGTTGCTTCTCAGCCTGGTTACATTACAGATTGGCAGTACAACAACCATTTGGCTTCTCAAGATTCTGGAAGCACATCAATTGCACTAACACCACAGCGGAGAAGTACAGAAATCTTGCTGCCCGTTGCATTGTTCTCACCTGAAAATGAGGATATAACCCCATCAATGATTCCCTAG